The DNA segment CGCCAAAACCAGATGCTCTTCGTCCATGGGGAAAGATGCAAATCATTCTGGCCATAAATGCCCGCGCCATTTCTCTCGAAAATTGATCTGCGGGTATAGCGGCAATGCGATTCGCCGATGGCGGGCCTAACCTCTCTTTACAATTAAAGGTCTGTTGCCGACGATTCCCCCGCCGGGCAATGTGATGTGGGCACCGTTGATCGACAGCCCTTGCGATTCTGACAATGCCCTACCATAACAGTCCCATTAAAACCAACCAAGACAAAACCACTATCCCCGACCCTCAAGAGGGGCTGTCCTCGCCTCGCCGCCTGTGGTATGTTGCACTCGGTTCTCCTTTGACCCTTTGGATGCGATCTGCCTATGACCGAAAAAGAAAACATCGTCGAGATCTTCTCCGACGGCGCCTGCTCGGGCAACCCCGGTCCCGGAGGCTGGGGCACCCTGCTGCGCTCCGGCGGCAGGGAGCGGGAACTCTCCGGATACGAGCCCCGGACGACCAACAACCGCATGGAGCTCATCGGCGCCATCGAGGGGCTGGCGGCGCTGAAGCGCCCCTGCCGGGTCCACCTGACGACCGACTCCCAGTACGTCAAGAAGGGGATCACCGAGTGGNGTGGGAGCGACTCCTGGAGGTCTCCCAAAAGCACCAGGTGGAGTGGTGCTGGGTGCGCGGCCACGCCGGCCACCCGGAGAACGAGCGCTGCGACGAGCTGGCCCGGGCGGCGATCGAAAAGGGACGGGGATAGAGAAAAACAGGAAAAAGAACAGTCCTTCGGGGCGGAGCCGACAACGGCTCCGCCCTTTTTTTGCGACCTGTTCCTGGCATTTCGAGAAGGCGTGCTCAAAACCAGAACGATGCTACACGCCCCCCTCCCCCCTCGCCATGGACAAACGGCCTTTTTCTGCTAACATTAGAAGCTGTTTCGTCCCCCCTCCCGGGACCGTCGAAATCCCGCCGTCCGCATCCGGCGGCCGGGGCTTCTCCACATCCGCTGACGAGCCGCCATGCCTTCTGCCGCCCCCCCAGCGCCTCCGATTCTTCCCGCCGCGGGCGAGGCCCCGCCATCGCTGGAGGCCCTCCTCTCCCTCGGGCTCTACGGCGCGATCGCGGTCTTTCTGATCGGCGTCCTCCTCTTTCTCGCCTGGTTTCTCGGCCATAAAACCCGCAGCGAGGCCAAGGGCCAGCCCTACGAGTCGGGGATCCTTCCCTCCGGCGTGGCCCGCCTCGGCGAGCCGGTCCCCTTCTACCTCGTCGCCATCTTCTTCATCGTCTTCGACGTGGAGGCGGTCTTCATCGTCTCCTGGGCGGTGGCCTACGACCTG comes from the Desulfuromonas sp. genome and includes:
- a CDS encoding NADH-quinone oxidoreductase subunit A; the encoded protein is MPSAAPPAPPILPAAGEAPPSLEALLSLGLYGAIAVFLIGVLLFLAWFLGHKTRSEAKGQPYESGILPSGVARLGEPVPFYLVAIFFIVFDVEAVFIVSWAVAYDLLGWAGFWQITFFIVILFFGLLYLWKMGGLDWGPSAERKARPRGRTE